TTTTAACACTCTACTGctgaaattattataattaatttttaagtgaGAGTTTTCTTAACAAGTCTCAGGgaagaaaaacatatttggaaGCATGACATTTTTATCTTATTAGTTATTTGCTTTTGGGAAAGTTATTTAGACATGTGTTTGATTTCTTATTTCTGGTGAATATTTTACTGAATCAGAGCTAACATAATTACCATAGTAGTTGTTTATTTGCTGTATTGTGATTGTTACATGTCCTATAATTTTTGTTACAGTTTTAAAGTGACAGTTGGCCTATCCTAAGCATCGTGGCTGGTATAGGAACTGGGGAGACTATGGTCATAATAGTGCAGGAGTAGCGCCACCGTCATATGTCCCTTCTCAGACTCTTCTTTATTTCCTATCTCTGACTCTGTCCTTTAGTTAGAATTTTAAGTTTCTTTAGGGAACACTTTAGGTTTCTTCTATGCTGTACACAGTGCCTAGCCCTGTGCTGGAGCTCTTTTTCCAAGTGTCATGCTTTAGTGTTCAAATCCAACAGAGTATTGGGCAGATGTTTGAGAgcatcaatttcctcatctgtgaaatagagaTTATAGCATATATCTCAAGACAAGTGGTCAGATCCAAGTGagataatatttagaaaatgtgttTTCCAAATAAAAGGGTTATTCAGATGTTATTTACCTTAACTCAGTGTTGAGTCAGTAAATTGAATTGAACTGTTAACCTTTTTGCAACTAGTGGTACTCTAGATAGCCGGTAGGTGCTATTCCACTTAAGTTCCCCTACCGTAGTTGGAGGAAaaactgtatattttaatatgtttcattgaaaacatttgtttttaatttcacagaTTGAGATTAGGGAATGAGGCTGGCATATACTTCTAGATACTCAATTTCCTAGAGGCAAATACTTTGTACTCAGACTAGCAGAGTTCTCTTGTCCAAGTGTCAGGTCTGAACTTCTTATTACTGTAatgacaaaaaaagagagaaggtggCAACCCAAAGGACAAGGAATAATTCTGGATGTCTACCTACGTTGTTGGCCGATCCAACAACGAAATGGTAAAATTTGGTAAGTCAGACCCACTTAAACTCTCGTCTTTCCTTTAGAAtgtaaaaaatatgtgttttatttatttccagtttATCCAGGAGTGGTTTTCCAGATATTTAACAATAAGTATGGCGTAGGCACCAAATTGTTAGGGTTGGAACAGTGTACTGGGGGACACCCTGTTCTACTAGCGATTTAGGTCTTTAGTTGTGGAATTGTGGGAATTTAGGGTAGGTTCAGGCCAAGGGGACTGGGCTTGTGTGGGAGggtggcagggctgctggccaagTAGGACAGAAATCTGTATGTAACTATTGAATATTTTCCTGAATATGTATATCCAAATGGGATTCGTTATacctaattttaaatttaattgtacagtacttgttcttttcttctttaatcaGCTGTGGATGATAGTTGCAGGTATTACTTAATATGACATTAGTTGCCTTTTAAAGAAGGTATATGTAAAATGTTAGTTTTCTCAGAacttatattgttatttattaaagcTATTTAAAGAAACCTTATTTTGAATTCCttcataaaatgattttaatttaacTTATATAATATTGAACTTTTATTTGTTACGTTGGTCATAAAAGCGGTTCTAAGAAAGCATAGATAATATAGTTTTAGaaggtataatttacatgtatTCAAAGATTTGGGAAAAGAACCAGAATGGTCCAATTCATGTGTGGCCAGTCACCCAGCTGGTAAATGTCAGAGCCAGAACGTCTGATGCGTTTCCTGTTATTCTACTGTACCTTGTTTGTATTAGAAGCAGTGACActctctcctctgtcttcttCAGATCAGTTTGGCAGCAATTATGATATATGGCCTTTCAGATATGTAGCATGAAAGATACTGTTTCCATTTGAAATATGGGGTAACTGAGGTTCAGTATTCCTCGGTTCCTAATCTGTTTAATTTCACTGTTCACACTTGTCACTTTCCCTGCATAGCCAGCCAAAGGTATCCTCTATATTCTCTTGGTTGGTTAAAGTCACAGTGAGAGTTAATAGCAGCGCAGATCTATGGACTCCTCAAATATGCATGTTGTGGGCTGTATGACTAGGAAGAGAAAATTTGTTACTTGCATTTTTGCTAAAGCAtactcatttttgtttgttttgttggtaatggaatgaaaaaaaaaaaaaagtgattcagGGAAACAAGCTCACTCAGAAGATTTACTCCTCAATTTACTTTAGGATTAGCAGAACAGATTGAATCCCTTCCCCATTCTACCCATACCTAAATCTTATCCCTTAAGACACAAACCAAGTGATACCTTTCTCTTGAGAGTATATATGACCTAAAATGGGAAATTGGGCTGAAGAACAACAAAATGGGGAAAATCTGAACCTAGAAGTTCTGTTTTTAAGgagaatctttatttttaagtgtatagccTGCATTACCTGGAAAATTGTCGTGATCTAATCAGACTGAGTTCTTTTAGTACTCTTAAGAAAAATCTGCTTTTATTGCAAAATATAACATACACAAAAGTGTATAAAAATTGTGCATTATGTAAAattatgaataattataaaattaacaccctCATACCCACCTCCCACATGACTcaatagaatattttcattacctcAGAAGTCGTTCTAGTTTTAGGTAACCACTGTCTCTGACTTTAATGGTAATAAGCACTTCattgtttttcaaatgaaattattttttaacttttatatgtATTTCTAAAAGTTCACTTTACTCTTTACTGTTTCCTATTTTTATGTACATATTCACGTCCTTTGTTCACTTTTTCATTCTGCGGGCTACGTTTTTTTTAGCAGTTTGTGGAATTTCTGCATAGCTTTTGACTGGAAACCTATTGTTACTTATATGGTTACAGTGCCTTGTTTCACTCTCTAccatgtctgttttttttttattattccaaagattcattctttattttgatacaaaaaaaataaaccctTCAACCTCTAAAGAATGTCACTTTTTTTCATATTGTTATAGAGCAAACTTACAGAATATCTTCTAACAGCTCCAAGAATATCACATATGCTTTTGGAAAAAGTCATTACTATTTGGATTCAAACACACATCAGTGTGGAGGAAGGAATAATTATCTCCCTCTTCTGatttttccataattttttcTAAATCATCACAGGAAAGCTAGTGGTTAGGATGTCACATAATTATGCCTGAATCTGCTAAGGGAGATGAAACCAGACATCTGAATCCAGCTAAATATAAAAACGTGACCTTTTATTGCTCTTCTCTCCTGCTTCTGGAGTAGGAAGGTtctactttatatccccatgggCCAGCAGTAGGCTTGAGTTATGTGTAGGTGCCTTTTGGTTATAGTTGCAAAAGAAGCCATTAAATTCTTGAGGGTTTGACATCTCCTGGAAAGAAGTAAGCTAGAGGTAGACTGCTACTCTGGATTTGCTTAGATGGAAAACATTTACACTAGTAGTCCAGTGGATGTGCTGTAAACATTGAAATAACCAGGCCTGTACTAGTCAGCAAGCTCAGTCAGTGAATCAGGATACCATCCCCAGAACTTTAAGTGGCACATCTGAAGTTCTCACTGTAGAGTTGTGGCTTCGGCTCCATCAACTATGGTTGGCTTCTCTGATTTTATTGCCTATCAGTCTTTACCAGCTGTAGCAGCCACTGCTTGGTAAAACTTTGCCACGAAGTCTGGCTCACTGACCTCCAGCTGCCTGACAAATTCATTGCGCTCCTCGTCAGCCCAACCTCGAAACCACTGATCCCAAAGACGTAGTTGGCACTCAAAGATACAAGGTGGTCGGTTGGCTCCAGACACACTAAGCTGCTCCAGACCTTCTAGCAATGGCTGTAATTTTCCTGGCACTGCTTTAGTTACCAGGTCTTGTAGGAAACGTTCACGCTGGGGACCTGGCCAACTGGCAAACCAGTGAAGAATACACTTCATTTCCTGGGAAGTGATGTAAGAcattgggggaagggaagagttaATAGAATTGCCTGGCACTGAGGgtaagagagaagggaaggatagCTGCATCGAAGATGATGATTCCAGTGGcatcctcccctttcctctcacaGGGCACCGAGAGACCATCAGAGTACTTAGGCTCCAACTATCCCACCGCTTCCATGTTTCCTGAAAACCCTAAGCAAGGCCCTCTACCATGTCTCTTCACTCTTTACTATGTTTTTTGTTGAAcagccatttattatttttaatttagtcaTGTTTATCAATTATTTCCTTTATGGTTAAAGCTTTAAGcatactgttttttttaaaaaaatatttgtattgatttcagagaggaagggagaaggggagagagagaaacatcaatgatgagagagaatcattgatcggctgcctcccgcatgccccacaccagggattgagcccgcaacccgggcatgtgcccttgaccagaatcaaacctgggacctttcagtccgcaggtcaacactctatccactgagccaagccggctagggcagcaTACTGTGTAAGAAATATTTTCCTCTCCCAAGATTATGGACCCATTCTCCtatatttaaaaagctttatAGTTTGTCTTTTACACTAAGGCCTGAAAATTtacttgaagttttttttttaagttcttttttttttgggggggggtggtatgAGGGAAGGATTCAATTTAAttgccccccccatcccccatggATATGTAATTGTCCCAACATTGTTTATGGAAAAGACTTTCCTTTCTAGACTTTCATGAAGTGCTACTTTTGTCCTAAATCAACTCTTTGTATATTATGGATCTGTTTCTAAGTTCTTTAGTGTGTCCTAGTTGTCTTTTGTGTTTGTGTTGTTGTACCAATACTGtgctatcttttatttattttaatttagagagggagagggatgggaaggaatggagggggagagagacattgatttgttgtctcatttatgcattcattggttgctttgtctatgtgccctgaccggggattgaaccttcaaccttggtgtatccaaacgatgctctagccaactgaacTGCCCAGTTAATAATAATTCATATCCgatagaatttttcattttattcttctgCAAGATTGCCTTGTTTTTTCTTGGCCTTTTGCATTTACATTTTACAATTAGCTAGTCAATTTCCACACAGACTGTTGTAATTTTAGGCTGTGATTACATTGACTTTATAGAACAATCTGAGAAAAAGTTGACCCTTTAATCCATATAAATGGTGTATCTCTTTACTTATCTGTCTTAAATgtctcaataaaattttataaacttaGATGTTTATGTCTCTTCTTAGATGGATTTCTATTTAGCAATGTTTCTGatgtacaaaattaaaataaaaactagtatATATAGcaccaacaaacaaaataaaaatttaaaagataaaatttacaaaaacatttgttctaaatacaggcagtcctcggatTACGTTGGACTCGACTTACATTGTTtcatggttacatcgccatctcccacttatttataaaaaaacaaaaagttccgtcatttcgacatatgtacatatgtgctttatgt
This DNA window, taken from Myotis daubentonii chromosome 10, mMyoDau2.1, whole genome shotgun sequence, encodes the following:
- the LOC132242959 gene encoding uncharacterized protein C14orf119-like, which codes for MVSRCPVRGKGRMPLESSSSMQLSFPSLLPSVPGNSINSSLPPMSYITSQEMKCILHWFASWPGPQRERFLQDLVTKAVPGKLQPLLEGLEQLSVSGANRPPCIFECQLRLWDQWFRGWADEERNEFVRQLEVSEPDFVAKFYQAVAATAGKD